In Pseudomonas lutea, the genomic stretch GCAGATCGTCGCCGAGGAGCTGGACCTGCAGATGGATCAAGTCACGATGATCCTCGGCGACACCGAGCGGGCACCGAATCAGGGTGCAACCATCGCCAGCGCCACGCTGCAGATCTCCGCCATTCCCCTGCGCAATGCTGCGGCCGAGGCCAGACGTTACCTGTTGCAGCAGGCCGCGCAGCGATGGGCGGTGAGCGTGGATTCGCTTGTCATTGAAAGCGGCGTCATTACATCTGGCGACAGTCGCAAGATGCCGTTTGGCGAGTTGCTGGCTGGTCAACGTGTCGAGCTGCGCATTTCCGACAATGCCCCGCTTAAACGGCTTGAGGACTACAAACTGGTGGGCCAGGGTGCCGCGCGCGTCGACATTCCGGGCAAGGCCACCGGCGAATTGACCTACGTTCACGACATGCGCCTGCCGGACATGCTGCATGGCCGTGTCGTACGCCCGCCGTATGCGGGGTACGACACCGGCGACTTCGTCGGCACCAGCTTGCTGGAGGTGGACGAGTCCTCCATCGCCCATATTCCGGGCATCGTCCGTGTGGTGGTGATTCGGGATTTTGTCGGCATCGTCGCGATGCGCGAGGAACAGGCAGCCAAGGCGGCGCGCGAGCTGAAGATCACCTGGAAGCCCTGGCAGCACCAGTTGCCGGACATGAGCAACATCGAGCAGGCCATTCGCGACAACCCGAGCATTCAGCGGGTCGTGCTGGACCAGGGCAACGTCGAGGATGCGCTTGCCCATGCCAGCGAGCGCATGACGCGGACCTACTTGTGGCCTTACCAGATCCACGGCTCCGTCGGACCGTCATGCGGGCTGGCGGACTACAACGAAGAAAGCCTCCGCGTCTGGTCCGGCACGCAAAACCCGCACATGCTGCGCGCGGATCTGGCCTGGCTACTGGAATACCCCGAAGAGAGGATCGAGATTATCCGCATGGAGGCGGCGGGCTGTTATGGGCGTAACTGCGCCGATGATGTCTGCGCCGACGCCGTGTTGCTGTCTCGGGCGGTGGGCCGGCCGGTGCGGGTGCAGCTGACCCGTGAGCAGGAACACGCCTGGGAGCCCAAAGGCACCGCGCAATTGATGGAGGTCGATGGCGGGCTCAACGCCGATGGCGGGATTGCCGGTTATGACTTCAGCACCCGCTACCCGTCGAACAATTCCCCCACGCTGGCCTTGCTGCTGACCGGTCGCGTGGAGCCGGTGGCGACGATGTTTGAAATGGGCGATCGCACGTCGATCCCGCCTTATGACATCGAGCACATGCGCGTCACCATTCACGACATGGCGCCCATCGTCCGGGCCTCATGGATGCGGGGTGTGTCGGCGTTGCCCAACACGTTTGCTCATGAATCCTACATCGACGAGTTGGCTTTCGCGGCGGGCGTTGACCCGATTGAGTACCGTCTGCGTTACCTGCATGACGAGCGCGCGGCCGAGCTGGTGCGTGCGACCGCTGCCCGGGCCGAGTGGAGCCCGCGCACCCAACCCATGCAGATGCCGGAAGAAGACGGCGTGCTGCGCGGCCGCGGGTTTGCCTACGCGCGTTACATCCACAGCAAGTTCCCCGGATTCGGCGCTGCATGGGCGGCGTGGGTCGCCGATGTCGCCATCGACAAGCACACCGGCGACGTGTCGGTGACGCGCGTGGTGATTGGCCACGACGCCGGCATGATGGTCAATCCTGCCGGTGTGCAGCACCAGATTCATGGCAACGTCGTCCAGTCCACCAGCCGGGTGCTCAAGGAGCGGGTGACGTTCGAGGAGTCCACGGTGGCGAGCAAGGAGTGGGGCGGCTACCCGATTCTGACCTTCCCCGAGGTGCCGAAAGTCGACGTGATGATGATGCCGCGTCAGGCGGATCCGCCCATGGGCGCAGGAGAATCGGCCTCGGTTCCCAGTGCGGCGGCCATTGCCAACGCGGTGTACGACGCGACCGGGATCCGTTTCCGCGAACTGCCGATTACCGCAGAGCGCATCCTTGCCGCGCTGAACAGCGCTGGCAATCAGGCCAACAGCCAGCCGCCGCAATCGCCGAAAGCCAAGCGCTCGAAGTGGCTGTTCGGTTCGTTGTTTGCAGCCTTGGGGGCGGTGTTGGGCATGGCCGCGACGGCGTTGCCCTGGCGTGCGGAAATCGCGCCGATCAGGCCGCCCGACGTGGGCACCTGGTCATCGGCGACTCTGGAGCGTGGGCGTTTGCTGGCGGCCGTGGGCGACTGCGCGGTCTGTCACACCGCCCCGAATGGCGCCGACAATGCCGGCGGGCTGGCGATGCACACGCCGTTCGGCACGCTGTACACCAGCAATATTACCCCGGACCCTGAAACCGGCATCGGCAACTGGTCCTATCCGGCATTCGAGCG encodes the following:
- a CDS encoding molybdopterin cofactor-binding domain-containing protein, with amino-acid sequence MTQTLPTRDQLLAQNGVLLIVDDILPPSGPVAKGGTPAVRPMELGLFIAIDQNSRVYAFNGHVDLGTGIRTALTQIVAEELDLQMDQVTMILGDTERAPNQGATIASATLQISAIPLRNAAAEARRYLLQQAAQRWAVSVDSLVIESGVITSGDSRKMPFGELLAGQRVELRISDNAPLKRLEDYKLVGQGAARVDIPGKATGELTYVHDMRLPDMLHGRVVRPPYAGYDTGDFVGTSLLEVDESSIAHIPGIVRVVVIRDFVGIVAMREEQAAKAARELKITWKPWQHQLPDMSNIEQAIRDNPSIQRVVLDQGNVEDALAHASERMTRTYLWPYQIHGSVGPSCGLADYNEESLRVWSGTQNPHMLRADLAWLLEYPEERIEIIRMEAAGCYGRNCADDVCADAVLLSRAVGRPVRVQLTREQEHAWEPKGTAQLMEVDGGLNADGGIAGYDFSTRYPSNNSPTLALLLTGRVEPVATMFEMGDRTSIPPYDIEHMRVTIHDMAPIVRASWMRGVSALPNTFAHESYIDELAFAAGVDPIEYRLRYLHDERAAELVRATAARAEWSPRTQPMQMPEEDGVLRGRGFAYARYIHSKFPGFGAAWAAWVADVAIDKHTGDVSVTRVVIGHDAGMMVNPAGVQHQIHGNVVQSTSRVLKERVTFEESTVASKEWGGYPILTFPEVPKVDVMMMPRQADPPMGAGESASVPSAAAIANAVYDATGIRFRELPITAERILAALNSAGNQANSQPPQSPKAKRSKWLFGSLFAALGAVLGMAATALPWRAEIAPIRPPDVGTWSSATLERGRLLAAVGDCAVCHTAPNGADNAGGLAMHTPFGTLYTSNITPDPETGIGNWSYPAFERAMRDGISRDGKHLYPAFPYTAFRNIEDADMQALYAYLMSQTPVRQLQPANDLRFPFNVRPLMAGWNALYLRKGEVQLQPQQSAQWNRGQYLVNGLGHCAACHSPRDWLGAEKGGTSFLAGGTVDGWEAPALNSLSKAPTPWTEDQLFNYLSTGYSDAHGVAAGPMGPVVTELAKLPKRDVRAIAVYLAALNEPAPAGADARPAAAAPLDLASASASIDNAGVSAQSLSNGRRVFEGSCQGCHADGLGPKLFGVSPSLASNTNVHSALPDNLIKIIQQGIDKPATADLGYMPGFKDSLSDTQISDLAAYLRSRFAPNEPQWTGLNDKVAYLKANPGTH